In a genomic window of Chrysemys picta bellii isolate R12L10 chromosome 1, ASM1138683v2, whole genome shotgun sequence:
- the ZBED4 gene encoding zinc finger BED domain-containing protein 4, translating to MEKNKAYSPKMDSNFVLDKINNLKVEQEDDGINNCTLERMDIKNEHEDLKHTDSSDEQEVKEKHFINNNPGKYLSTENEDDYGSLFSQYSSTLYDVAMEAVTQSLLSSRNISSRKKSPAWNHFFISPRDSTKAICMYCMKEFSRGKNEKDLSTSCLMRHVRRAHPTVLIQENGSMPGLASLSSPSLLLPAQSADVGDLSAVLSPIKLVKKIASKIPSPDQVIEESVSIVSSEEISDLSVSEKCIKEEVMAGSSPPLPNNQYDETVENVAEKTLPIPKSTSGSRRRSAVWKHFYLSPLDNSKAVCIHCMNEFSRGKNGKDLGTSCLIRHMWRAHRSIVLQENGGGTSIPPLYSAPPTLLPSLLPSDGDMNSVSSSPGKLIKESMSASSSPDRMAEEIHSTLPSGDALVEDSSMLSADDIGEASLVSSPEKQCDGLSPLIFERSSVFQQNKRIMKRLKSEVWHHFSLSPVDSLKAICRYCSCMISCGKKGDVGTSCLMRHLYRRHPEVIGNQKSFIDASLANSPYATLASAECSSSKLIDLPTMVTNGNPIIFPVNSKKTSKLWNHFSICSADSTKVICMHCGRTISRGKKPINLGTSCLLRHLQRFHNNVLKTDVSETVLSSSMDNHKPLSTELLGSSTFDETNDKFCDSHPVAKKITSLVAEMIALDLQPYSFVDNIGFNRLLEYLQPQYSLPSPSYFSRTAIPEMYDNVKQIIISHLKKAESGVIHFTSGIWMSNQTREYLTLTAHWVTFESSFRPQCEDYHCTALLNVSQIDCDYNGISIQKQLEYWWEAWITSIGLQIGITVTDNQSIGKTLNESDHSSVQCFGHTVNLIVNEAIKSQRMVQNLLSIARKICERVHRSAKAKEKLAELQKEYELPQHQLIQDVPSKWNTSFHMLERLIEQKRAIDEMSIECSFRELISCDQWVVMQSVCHALKPFEVASREMSTHMSTLSQVIPMIHILNRKIEMLFEETMGIDTMLKSLKEAMASRLSSTLHDPRYIFATLLDPRYKTSLFTEEEAEQYKLDLIRELEILSSTSDDDKPVSNGCDIGSPSTNSCGEDNLWSLMADMKKSKDLKEKAKLPEEMVLSYLEEEVLEHNCDPLTYWDFKKSSWPVLSKLAVRFLGCPPSIVPSERLFNTSNENSSFSQSRLMIEHFEKLIFLKVNLPLIYFQY from the coding sequence atggaaaaaaataaggcATATTCCCCAAAAATGGACAGTAATTTTGTGTTAGATAAAATCAACAATTTAAAAGTAGAGCAAGAAGATGATGGCATAAATAATTGTACTTTGGAAAGAATGGATATAAAAAACGAACATGAAGATTTGAAACATACAGACAGTAGTGATGAACAAGAAGtcaaagaaaaacatttcatCAATAACAATCCTGGCAAATATTTATCTACAGAAAATGAAGATGATTATGGATCTCTGTTTTCTCAGTATAGTAGTACTCTTTATGATGTAGCAATGGAAGCTGTGACACAAAGCCTCCTTTCTAGCAGAAATATAAGCTCCCGGAAAAAATCCCCTGCTTGGAATCATTTTTTTATATCCCCTCGAGACAGCACTAAAGCAATATGTATGTACTGTATGAAAGAATTTAGCCGGGGTAAAAATGAAAAGGACCTAAGTACAAGTTGTCTCATGAGGCATGTGAGGAGAGCTCATCCTACTGTACTTATTCAAGAAAATGGAAGTATGCCGGGTCTAGCTTCTCTTTCTTCACCTTCATTGTTACTGCCTGCTCAGTCTGCAGATGTTGGAGATTTAAGTGCTGTGTTATCGCCTATAAAACTGGTCAAGAAAATTGCTTCTAAGATACCATCTCCAGATCAAGTAATTGAGGAATCTGTTTCTATAGTCTCTTCTGAAGAAATATCAGACCTTTCAGTTTCTGAAAAGTGCATCAAAGAAGAAGTCATGGCTGGGTCATCTCCACCCCTACCCAACAATCAGTATGATGAAACTGTGGAGAATGTAGCAGAGAAAACTCTTCCAATTCCAAAGAGTACATCAGGTTCCAGAAGAAGATCTGCTGtctggaaacatttttatttgtctCCTTTAGATAATTCTAAAGCAGTTTGCATCCACTGCATGAATGAATTCAGTAGAGGAAAGAATGGAAAAGATCTTGGAACTAGTTGCTTAATAAGGCACATGTGGAGAGCCCATCGTTCTATTGTTTTGCAGGAGAATGGCGGTGGTACAAGCATACCACCCTTGTACTCTGCTCCTCCAACTTTATTGCCTTCTTTACTGCCCTCTGATGGAGATATGAATTCTGTGTCGTCCTCTCCAGGAAAACTGATTAAAGAATCAATGTCTGCTTCTTCCTCTCCAGATAGAATGGCAGAGGAGATCCATTCTACTCTCCCTTCTGGAGATGCTCTGGTGGAAGACTCATCGATGTTGTCAGCTGATGATATAGGTGAAGCCTCCTTAGTGTCTTCTCCTGAGAAGCAGTGTGACGGATTAAGTCCATTGATATTTGAACGTAGCTCTGTGTTTCAGCAAAATAAAAGGATTATGAAAAGGCTTAAATCAGAAGTTTGGCATCATTTTTCACTGTCTCCAGTGGACAGTCTAAAAGCTATATGTAGATACTGCAGTTGTATGATAAGTTGTGGGAAAAAAGGAGATGTAGGCACAAGCTGCTTGATGAGACATCTATATAGACGCCACCCTGAAGTGATTGGGAACCAAAAGAGTTTTATAGATGCAAGTTTGGCAAATTCTCCTTATGCTACTTTGGCTTCTGCAGAGTGTTCATCCTCAAAATTGATTGACTTACCCACAATGGTTACAAATGGTAATCCAATTATATTTCCTGTCAATAGCAAGAAGACCTCAAAACTGTGGAATCACTTTTCAATTTGTTCTGCAGATTCAACTAAAGTAATATGTATGCACTGTGGACGTACAATAAGCAGGGGGAAAAAGCCAATAAATTTAGGTACAAGTTGCCTTCTAAGACATTTGCAGCGGTTTCATAACAATGTGCTGAAAACTGATGTTTCAGAGACAGTGTTGTCCTCTTCTATGGATAATCACAAGCCACTGAGCACAGAATTATTAGGATCTTCAACATTTGATGAAACCAATGACAAGTTTTGTGATTCTCACCCAGTTGCCAAAAAAATTACAAGTCTTGTAGCTGAAATGATTGCACTTGACCTTCAGCCATATTCTTTTGTAGACAACATTGGCTTTAACAGGCTGCTTGAATACTTGCAACCTCAGTATTCTTTACCTTCACCATCGTATTTTTCTAGGACAGCAATTCCAGAAATGTATGATAATGTGAAACAAATAATTATTTCACATCTGAAAAAAGCTGAAAGCggagtaatacattttacatcagGAATATGGATGAGCAATCAAACACGAGAATATCTAACTCTTACTGCTCACTGGGTAACATTTGAGTCCTCATTTAGACCACAGTGTGAAGATTATCATTGTACAGCACTTTTAAACGTGTCACAGATTGATTGTGACTACAATGGCATCAGTATTCAAAAACAGCTAGAATATTGGTGGGAAGCCTGGATAACTTCCATTGGCCTTCAGATTGGGATTACTGTTACTGATAATCAAAGTATAGGAAAAACTTTAAATGAAAGCGATCATTCGAGTGTGCAGTGTTTTGGTCACACTGTTAATCTCATAGTAAATGAGGCGATTAAAAGTCAGAGAATGGTTCAAAATTTGCTTAGTATTGCAAGAAAGATTTGTGAACGTGTTCATCGGTCAGCAAAAGCAAAGGAGAAATTAGCTGAGTTACAAAAAGAATATGAGTTGCCCCAGCATCAACTTATTCAAGATGTTCCATCCAAATGGAATACATCATTCCATATGCTTGAACGCTTAATTGAACAGAAAAGAGCAATTGATGAAATGTCAATAGAGTGCAGCTTTAGGGAGCTGATAAGTTGTGATCAGTGGGTAGTTATGCAATCTGTGTGTCATGCTCTGAAACCATTTGAAGTTGCAAGTAGAGAGATGAGTACACACATGTCCACTTTAAGCCAGGTGATTCCAATGATTCACATACTTAACAGGAAAATAGAGATGTTGTTTGAGGAAACAATGGGCATTGACACCATGTTAAAATCCTTGAAAGAAGCTATGGCGAGTAGATTATCCAGCACACTTCATGATCCAAGGTACATTTTTGCTACACTTTTAGACCCCCGCTATAAAACATCCTTATTTACAGAGGAGGAGGCTGAACAGTATAAACTGGACTTAATCAGGGAGCTGGAAATATTGAGTTCTACCTCAGATGATGATAAACCTGTTTCTAATGGGTGCGATATAGGTTCACCATCTACAAACTCCTGTGGGGAGGATAATCTTTGGTCACTTATGGCTGACATGAAAAAATCAAAAGATCTAAAAGAGAAGGCAAAGTTACCAGAGGAAATGGTGCTCTCATACTTGGAGGAAGAAGTGCTTGAGCATAACTGTGATCCACTAACTTACTGGGATTTTAAGAAGTCATCTTGGCCAGTATTGTCAAAATTGGCTGTCAGATTCTTGGGTTGTCCACCAAGTATTGTTCCTTCAGAGAGATTGTTCAATACATCCAATGAAAACAGCAGCTTTAGTCAGTCAAGGCTAATGATTGAACACTTTGAAAAACTTATCTTTTTGAAAGTGAATCTTCCCTTAATATACTTCCAGTATTGA